The Asticcacaulis excentricus CB 48 genomic sequence TACCGACCCGGTGATCGACGAGCCGGCCATGGTCGATTTCATCCTGCGCCGTGCCCGCGATATCGAACTGGTCCACGTCTACCCCGCCGGCGCCGCCACCAAGGGCCACAATGGCAAGCAGATGGCCGAAATCGGCCTGATGAGCGAATCCGGGGCCGTCTATTTCACCGATGTCGAACGCCCGATCATCAATTCCAAGGTGCTGGCCCGCGTCCTCTCTTACGCCAACGGCTTCAACGCCCTGATCGCCCACCGCCCCAAGGAGCCGTGGCTGTCCGAAGGGGCCGTAGCCACCTCCGGTGAAATGGCGGCGCGTATGGGGCTTTCGGGCGTCTCGGCGTTGGCGGAGCGCATCGCGCTGGAGCGTGATCTGGCTCTAGTCGAGCTGACCGGGGCGCGGCTGCTGGTCGATCAGATCACCACAGCCGGGGCCATCAAGGCCATCGCACAGGCCAAGGCGAAGGGGCTGGATGTCTATGCCTCGGCCTCGATCAACCATCTGGTGTTCAACGAAATCGACATTGGCGATTACCGCACCTTCTATCGCCTTGATCCGCCGCTGCGCTGCGAAGACGATCGCATCGCTCTGGTCGAGGCTCTGGCCGACGGCCTGATCGACGTGGTGGTGTCGAACCACACGCCCCTGCCCGCCGAAGACAAGCGCCGCCCCTTCTCCGAAGCCGAGCCGGGCGCAATCGGCCTGCAAACCCTGCTGGCGGCCCTGATCGGCCTGCACCACGATCGTGAGATTCCGCTGATCGACCTGCTTCGCACGGTGACGATCAATCCGGCACAACTGATCGGTCTGGAGGCCGGGCGGCTGTCGCCCGGTGCGCCCGCCGACCTGATTGTGGTGGATATCGACGCCCCCTTTGCCTTGCGCGAAAGCGACATCCTGTCGAAATCGAAGAACTCCCCCTTTGAAAACCGCACATTACAGGGCAAGGTAGAGGTGACTCTGGTGGACGGGCGAATCGTCTATCAGGCCTGATACCAAGGGTCATTGAAAATGACTCTTGGTATGCCTTTCGATAAGGTCTCATGTCTCTGATATATATGAGACAGTATCGAGTTTTCAACGCCGGATGCGGTCAGCATCTTCGGCCGTTGGTATCAGTGAAAGCCCTGCAATGCCTCTGCCCGACTGGACCATCTTTGCCCTTGCCGTGATCGGCGGCTACCTGCTGGGGTCGATCCCCTTCGGCGTCGTCACGACGAAGCTGGCCGGTATCGACATACGCAGCATCGGTTCGGGCAATATCGGCGCCACCAATGTCTTAAGAACGGGGCGTAAGGATCTGGCCCTGATCACCTTTCTGGGCGATACGGGCAAGGGCGCGATGGCGGTGGGACTGACCTTCGCCCTGCTGCTCAGCGTCGATCAGGCGACCCGTCAGACCGGCATGGCGCTGGCCGGAGGGGCGGCGTTTTTAGGCCACCTCTTCCCCGTCTGGCTGAAATTCAAGGGCGGCAAAGGCGTGGCGACCTTCCTCGGCACCCTGTTCGCCGCCGCCTGGCCGATGGGGCTGCTAGCCGCTGGCACCTGGCTTCTCACCGCCTTCATCTTCCGTATTTCGTCTTTAAGCGCGCTGGTGGCTGCCGCCCTCATTGCGCCGCTGGGATTGCTGATTGATCAGCCGCACGCCTTCGTTGTCATGGCCCTGTTTATGGCGGTGCTGATCTATGTGCGCCACCGCGACAATATCCGCCGCCTGCTCAAGGGCGAGGAACCGAAGATCGGCAAGAAAAAAGACGCCGGACCCGCCGCGGACGCCTAAAGCCATGAGCGACGGGGGGAAGACTTTCTTGGTCGCTTTCCCGCCTGAACCAACGAGCGACGCGGAACACTTTGCACGGTTGCAGCTGGCGCGCACGAACCGTATCCCCCCGTGCGTTTCCATCAGCTTATTCTGTGCATGAACAGCGCCGTGAATGCGGTCGAAACCTGCCTTAGATCGCCAACCGCTCAAGGGATGGCATCGTCCCCGCCCGCCTTGACGCGGTCGAAGAGCAAGTGGTGTGCGGTTGAACCGCCGGGGCGGGTCTGGTCGTGGTGGGGGACACTGCCGGTTTTGAGACCAAAATGCAGGCCTATTACAATACGGTCTGGAGGATGATTACGGCCCTGATTGGGGCGCTGATCGGTGCACAATTTACGCCTGAAAGCTCTTAAATCTGAAAGACCCAGCATATCTTCCGTGATCCCTTCCCTGTCGTCGGCGAGCTTGCCGATGGCGTTCACCGCGGCCCCTATCCACCCACAAGCCATACTACCTGATACAGATAACCCTAACAATTAGCGACCTGATGGAGGCCAAGCTCGAGTCCGCGCAGGGCAACGCCCCAGTATTGGACATACTGATTAATGAACAGCGGGAGATCACCATCTCGTCTGGTCAGATAGGCGGCAATCAGGATGCCACTCCGAGCTTTGATTTTCGCTTACTCGACGCCGCATGTTCTCTATCTACGACGTCCGCAGAACCGGACCAGCCTTCAACTCCTCTACATAGACTACAAAATCCAGAGTTACCTATGCAGCGGCTATCGGTACAATTGAAGACCTCAACACTCATATGAGCGCAATCTGAAAGCCTATGCGAAGGCGCATCAGGTCTATTCGTCGAAACGGTGCATTGCACGTAGTAACCGCAGGTACTTCGCCAAGATGTAATTCGAACTGGCCTATAAGGGAACAACCCGAGCGAAAGGCCTATGCCAACGGCATGATCCGCATTACAGGCCAGTTCCTTTACCATCTGGGCTATACACGATCACTGCATGGCATGCAGTAGGCACGAGTAAGGCGGGTTCAAGCGCGCGTGATCAGGCAACACATCATAGCCCATCCGCCTTCCAATAGGCCTTTCGCAGGTAGTCATCAGCGACGGGCGCGGGGCCCGTTCGGCGGGCACCGACAGCTCTTGAATGATATCAAGATACAACGGATCACTGCCTCCAGCCGTTCGGTGCTGGCGATATAGGCGGCGGCGTCCGGTCGAGAAGCAGGGGTGTCACTCATGCGATTATCTGAGTCTGTTTTTGAACGACTTAATTGGGAACTATAGCCCCACTTAACCCAAAGCTGTGCCCCGCAAAATCACGCGACGACCGATTGAAATTCGCCCCTGCGTTGACACGTTGGCCGCACAAGCCCATGTTGGCGGGAATTTTCAGCGACCGCTTATTGCTATTGTCGGTTTTCCTCCTATTAAAGACCTCATGAACCTCGTCATCGTCGAAAGCCCGGCCAAGGCCAAAACCATCAACAAATACCTGGGTAAGGACTATACCGTGCTGGCCTCCTACGGCCATGTGCGCGACCTGCCCTCGAAAGACGGCTCGGTCAAACCGGACGAGGACTTTGCCATGAGCTGGGAGGTGGACGCCAAGGCCTCAAAGCGCCTGAGCGACATCGCCGATGCCGCGAGGAAATCCGAACGCGTCA encodes the following:
- the pyrC gene encoding dihydroorotase, with the protein product MKQSQAIALVNARLIDPASDYDGPGSLILTEGVIAEVLHTAHLPSGSADMKVIDCDGKVVCPGLIDLRVKTGEPGAEPKETLKSASRAAAAGGVTSMVVQPDTDPVIDEPAMVDFILRRARDIELVHVYPAGAATKGHNGKQMAEIGLMSESGAVYFTDVERPIINSKVLARVLSYANGFNALIAHRPKEPWLSEGAVATSGEMAARMGLSGVSALAERIALERDLALVELTGARLLVDQITTAGAIKAIAQAKAKGLDVYASASINHLVFNEIDIGDYRTFYRLDPPLRCEDDRIALVEALADGLIDVVVSNHTPLPAEDKRRPFSEAEPGAIGLQTLLAALIGLHHDREIPLIDLLRTVTINPAQLIGLEAGRLSPGAPADLIVVDIDAPFALRESDILSKSKNSPFENRTLQGKVEVTLVDGRIVYQA
- the plsY gene encoding glycerol-3-phosphate 1-O-acyltransferase PlsY gives rise to the protein MPLPDWTIFALAVIGGYLLGSIPFGVVTTKLAGIDIRSIGSGNIGATNVLRTGRKDLALITFLGDTGKGAMAVGLTFALLLSVDQATRQTGMALAGGAAFLGHLFPVWLKFKGGKGVATFLGTLFAAAWPMGLLAAGTWLLTAFIFRISSLSALVAAALIAPLGLLIDQPHAFVVMALFMAVLIYVRHRDNIRRLLKGEEPKIGKKKDAGPAADA